The Daphnia pulex isolate KAP4 chromosome 7, ASM2113471v1 genome includes the window GACaataggttaggttaggttagttaGTAGGTGCCACGAAAATATGTTTGGAACACCAAATGACAgggttttgtttcattcatttaatttgttaAATCATTTCGAGAAaccaaacgagaaaaacaatttactGAAACGGAATCTGAAATTTTAAGTCAACAGCAGTGTGCAGACGATTTTTCAATTCCAacagccatctagcggtagatTCTTAATAATTTGAAACGATATTGCGCAATGCTGTATTGCGCAATGCCGTATTGCGCAACACTTCTGTATCACGAGAATCATCCTCCACTCCTTTTAGTACaaattaatcaattcaaaattaatataattaagTTGAATGTAATTGAAcattcttctttaaaataaaatctttgaaattaaaaaagatttcaatacttttcgatgtaaattaattgtaaaatcAAAGTTGAAGAGGTCAAAAGTTGATTGCAGACGTCCAAGTCGTTGGCCGAGTCTATAAAGCCTCGACGATTCAACCCCAATAATCACGAAAGTTTTCACAAGCAAACTATTCAACTAAACTTCAACTCAAATCTTGAAAATGTTAAGCATCCTCatttgttttatcattttcGTCGTGACGATGTTTTTTCTCCATCACAGTGAAAAACGCTCGTCCCATTCCCAAAAGAAAGTCATTGCGCCTCTGGCAATAACTTACCCAACACCGGATATCTCCGGATATCCAGCATTACCTGACCTGGATCACGCAACTAAGAAACCCAACACCCGCAAGTCTAAATCACGCCAGACTAAACCTGACGTCAGTTGCAATCCATCCAAACTCCCCGTTCTACAAATCACCCCTGAGAACAACAAAGGAGAAGATTATGTCGACCAAATACAACAACTGAAATCGGCATTAACAAAAGCCAATTTTGAtttgcagcaacaacagcaaaccaCCCAGTCTGTTGAACTGCGAGAGAAATTGCAAATTGAACGCAATGAAACCCTGACAAATGAGCTGTCGGAACAAACGACCAACAATGAACAACTTCGACAGCAAGTCTCGAGTTTGTTggctgaaaaagaagaactgaaAGCCCAACTTGAGCTGGATAGAGTCCAGACCAACATGGTCATTAAAATGCAGGCTGGGTGTTACGCAAAGCAGGTGCAGGAACTGAAAAAAGAGTTTGCGGATGCCAACAAGTCCGACAAGCCAATCACCAAAGAGGTGGGATGCGGGCCGGATATGGATGCAGTTGTTTCCACTCGAACTGAATCAATCGCCAAAGACGTTGGGACGCCACAAATTATTCCACCTCGAACCCGTACAACCCAACAGGATGACCCTCAACGTTCGGGTTTCATCCCGGCCCGTGAAACATCAACCGAATCGCCTGCTGCTGTCCCAGCTGCCGCTCCAAAACCCAAAGTTCACTTCCCCGTTGGAGATATCCGCTATAAAGATAAACCCATGAGCGGATATGTGGTAAATCCGGATGGGACGCAGGAGACTTATGGCGATGCGGTCCAGTCGACCCGAAAATCTGCAGCTGCTAATCCAACTAACAACACGGAAGCTGCAAGGCCGCCGCCCGTCTTGGAACAACCGAAACCAAAATCCTACACCAATAACAACGGCCAGGTCAAGATCGACGACCTCGTGATCACTACGACACCCGTTGAACGAGTTTCACTCCCCGGCAACAGGTTAATGTTGAAGAACGTTCCGGAAGGAGATTACGGAAAGATtatcggtggtggtggctccAACATTCGCCGCTTGGAAACACAATATCAAATTTTTGCACGGCTAAACAGATCACCCGATGGGAATTACTCTTTCTTGATCACCGGAAATACGGAAGAAGCGAGGCAGGCAGCCGCGGATGACGTCATCGATGGACTGACGGTGACGGCAGAATTTCCCAACTCGAAGCTGCTCAAGCGGATCAAGACCTTTAGGCTTCACGAGATCGGAAGAAAGTATTTTGTAAGGATAAACCGACCCTCCGACATCAACGGGATGATTACACTAACCGGAAGATTGGACAGTTGTCAATCGGCGTATGCAGAAATGATGGGCCAAGATATCTACTAAAAGACACCCAACCTCTAGACTCACACTACCTGGACGAAACAGAATAAACGGCGATTGCCCGAGCAATTGAATTGTTCAAAGTTGCCTTAATTGGTGGCTTTTTGGATAACGATTTTGTCTCGAGCAGTTGGCCAGGTGCCAAGTCAGTCAGCTCCTTAATTGGAGTTGGCTGATGGCACTTCGTTTACGGTTTATTTTGCTAGTCTCGTCAGTTTCGTTATTTCCTTTGTGAGTTcaataaaaatctttaaaaaatacaaaaagtttcaattcttattgtttaaaatttaaaaaaaaaactgcagttTAGGGTTTAGGGGTCCTAATTTTGTTTAGGGGAAGATAATTTTGCTCACTATGCAATTGATGACGTTCAATTTCCCCACTGTTTCACGGCTTAGATTTAACCCACTGCATGTCGTACAATTTTTCCCGCTTCTACGCTGGTATAAAAAAACAGTGGTgccaaattcaatttaaaaaaaaacaaaaaacaaaaatcaaacaaaaaaaagtcttttcaGCTTTCTTAATCTGCACCTGTATCTCCCAATATCTATTCCATGGCCAATAACCTATTTTGTTACACATATCTCTGCGGGACAAACACACACGGAACAAAGGCCAGCCCTTTTGCATATCAGTCGAGCTGTCGATTCCCCATGCAGCTGAGAATGAAATAAGATATACGACCCAGGCTGAAATGTGTGTTGGCTGGGCAGCATTTTAAAACAGACCGAAATCAAACaagcatttttcaaatagatCGCTCTGCGAGTCAACACATTTTCAGTTGGTGTTCACCgttaaaagacaaaaagaaatggcctTCAAGTTATTTAATATCAGTTATCTTGTCGTCGTCATTAACGTTCTATTCGTGATCGGTGCCAACAGTTTGGGGTTCAGAAAATCTTATTCGGCGTTCGACGCCGATTGCGGAATGGTCGATTCGATTTCCAACAACAGGATCGTTGGTGGAGCAGAGACGCAACCAAACGAATTCCCGTGGCAGGCCTTCCTCCAGGTGGAAATGCAAAGTGGCAATGCATACGCCTGTGGGGGGACTTTGATCGCCGATCGTTGGATCCTGACAGCCGCTCGCTGTCTCGTAGTACCAGGGTAAACAATTCCATCATTATCAATGATAAGGttcaagtcaaaatttcattctttGTGAATTAGACAAAAGGTGAGATACATCGACGTCTATCTGGGGGCTCACGATCGCACGGCAGAGTCGGAAGACAACCGGAAATTGTATTCGAATAGCGAAACCTTTATCCATCCTGCCTGGAATCCGGCCACCGATGCAGGAGACATTGCTCTCATCAAACTCAAAAGCGCCGTCAAATATTCACGtgccatttaaaaatgttctttaatttaaaataacaattaaattcaaaaatttgtacAGAGTACATCCGCCCAGTGTGTCTGTCAATTTCCGGTATCGACGAACCTGATTACGTCAACGAAATGGTTACCGTCACGGGATGGGGTACAACTTACGACGGTATTACGTTCAACATGTGACGACGAGTTAATCCAAATCAAagttaaatgtttcaaaaaaatgcaGGTAGTCCACGTATGAGCCCAGTGTTACATAAGATGACGGTCCCGGTCATCTCCAATAACGACTGCAGGGCAACTTATGGCGACAACATCACGGACGACATTATGTGCACCAGTGGCGCCAACAACATGGGAACTTGCATAGTAAGTAAACGCATACTAATCATCAAGTgaattaacttttaaaatttatgcaAATATTACGCAGGGCGATAGTGGCGGACCGATGAATTACAAACAGCCGGACGGCAGGTGGAAACAGATTGGAATTATTTCGTTCGGTTCGACCGAGGGATGCCAAAAAGGTCACCCAAACGGTTACACCAGACTGAGCTCTTATTCGTCAACGTGGATCAAGGATGTCATTGAAACAACTTCCGGCACTCATCCGACAACATCCGCCTTTTTATCGACGCCCCTTATCTTCGTTTCCATCGCTTTCGTGACGGCGTGCTTCTAACGACTCATTTGCATGCCCTCCCACCCACCTACTAAATGTATATTACCATCGTCTATTCAGTTATTCTATCAAGTCTCAAAACAAGTTGAATCACCAaacgattttaaaatgtataaaatgaaattttgagtCATCGGTGATTACGTCATTTTAATAGCCCGGCATTTGTTACAATTAGATACCCGCCAGATGACACAAGCGTATAAGCATTTACGTGAGAGCATTGCGTATACGAGAGTGTCATAGCCTATAATCAGCAAGCAAATCGCTGTAAAATAACATCTTTTACAAGTTTTAAACAACATTTTACTTCCCCTAAAATCCCAGATTGCATCAAATAACCCACAAATGGTGACATATACCAATTTAGTTCACAGGCAATAAAACTTGATAATTTCACGCCGATAACTTAGCCACACTAAACTTCCCCTGTTTTAGGTATAAAACGCTTGAAAAGCATCGACAAAAGTACAGACACATTCGCGCTATAGTAACACAAATGTCGGCCAAGTTCCTAGTAAGATCTCTTTCCCTCGTCCTCTTGACGGCCGCCGGGTTGACATTCGCCTCCGACGAGGTCGACAACGTCATATCCCGGCTGATGCTTTCGCACCGGAACAACATCCTAGCCCCTCTGGCTCAAAGTGGAATTTCATCCAGCGGCAGGGCTACGGCTACACCCTCTTACGCTGATTGCGGAGTGGCCAACGAAATGGCGACAAGCAAAATCTTTGGTGGAGGAGAAACGGCACCCAACGAGTTCCCCTGGCAAGCGACCCTCCTAGTTGTCAAAAGCAGCAACGAAACAAATTCGACAAATTCCTGCGGAGGCAGTCTGATTGCCGATCGATGGATTCTGACATCCGCCAGCTGCCTGGAAGGGCCACCAGGGTACGagtccaaaaacaaaagaccatttaacattttttaaattattaatatttcatttgatttgatcatGAAGGCAAGATTTAGAGGCGGTATATGTTTATCTGGGAGCGCACAACATCAGTGCCCCATCAGAAGCGAATCGCAAAGAATATTGGGGAAACGAAATTTTTATCCATCCCAACTGGAATCCTACCACCAAGGCCGGAGACATTGCCCTGGTTAAACTCTCAACCGTCGTCGAGTACACgagtaaaacaaaatcaaatcaaattctaaaacaataatttcaaaaaatctaacGATGTAAACTTGATGCAGAATACATCCATCCCATCTGCCTGCCAAATCCATCCGAACCTGATTACGTCAACCAAAACGTCACCGTTACAGGATTCGCTGTTGTACAACTTGATGGTAAAATAcacatttcaatcatttccaaTTAATATTTTACGTCAACGAGTTGTTTCGACACATTTCAGATAATGATCCGAGCCTCATACTTCACAAAATGAACGTCACTGTCGCATCGAATAGCGATTGCAATGCCACCTATGACAACGTCATGACCGATCAAATGATGTGCGCAACAGGAGCTGCCGATAGCGAAATTTGCAAGGTCAATATTGCCGCACCGTTTAGATTAGAGTTTTGAATCGAGGGAATTTTGATTACAATTATTATACTGCTGTCCGAAACAGGTCGACGAAGGCAATCCGATTATGGTCAAACAGACGGACGGAAGGTACAAGCAAATCGGGATCGttttacagttttatttttcagactTCTGCCATTTTCGCGAACCATTCGCCTACACCCGATTGAGTTCTTATTCGTCTTGGGTCAACAACATTACCTCGCCTGCTCCCAGTCAAACTTCGACCACCAGTCAATCTTCAACGTCGACCAATTCCAcgtctactacaccaaggacaccaactactacaccgagcccATCTTCTTCGGCAACCATTCAAACTTCACTCGCTATTTTGTTGCTCGTTTCATTGATCAGTTTTTCGATAAATTTCTAAATCTGTTTCCCACCCCATCCTGCATTTCTAATTCTGGCGTTTCGTCTATCAAAGAATTGATGAtcaatttaaatcaaaaagatgggaaaaataaatgctaTTCGATTTGAATCAATAACACATGAAACACGAAGATTTTgcattcttcttctcaaaAACAAGTCCGAAACAAGTGGCCTGGGAAAattaaatccccccccccaagctTCAAAATAACAAGTGGAGCTCATTAGttacaaacaaatttcttatCGGTTTCTTAATCATCCACGTACCCATTTTTACGCAATACGACACAATTCAAGGATAGATAAAAGTCGTATCTCTATAAATCGTCGCACTGCATAAACAAGCCGCGGATAAAACATTTAGActggaaatttgatttcaattagACTGTCCGACAGGTCGACAAAGGCAATCCGATGATGTTCAAACAGACAGAGGACTGCGCCTACAAGCAAATTGGGATCGTTTTATAGCGCCGAAATGAGACTCCTGCCAGATTGGCGATCCTTCCGCCTACACCAGACAGAGCTCTTATTCGTCTTGGGTCAACAATATTACGTCACCTGCTAACAGTCCATCTTCGGCCAGTCAAACGTCGGCCGTCTCTTTGCTACTCGTTTCATTCGTCACTTTCGCATTGAGATTTTAAATGTCTCTTACCAAATTTCAACAGACATTTTGGACGATtaaatttttcgaaatcaaTCCAGTTAAATGCCGTGAGAATGTAGTCAACATTTTTATCAAGTGGTTGTGTACCGAGTTGTGTTTGCATTGTCAATAAGAGTTGCAACCGTTTCGATATTATCTTGGCTTAAAATTCAGCCGAAATGTGTCTGAAAAATGTCGGTTGGAGCCGTTATTAAATATCCCCTCCTAATGGCTGTGTAAATAACGTAATGcatcaatgtaaaaaaatcgCTCGATAAGTCCAAGTTAGGTTTtgtacaaacacacaaaacccaaaacataGCAAGGACATTGTTCTAGAAACGCTTCGATCGCTATTGGTATTTTGTTATCAATTTGATTCGGACGATTATAAAACGGTCAGACGCAATGCAATGAGTGCCATTGTTACACCGTCGtccattatttcaaaaaatgtcccCCATCAAGTTCCAATTGAAATCCATCGTCTTTTGGGCTGTTTTCACCTTGGGATTCTGTTCGATGATTCCATCTGATGACGACGCGAATGTCATCGACTTGCTACCGCAATTGTCCAGCCCGGAATCAGACGGCCAGGACGCCATGCCAATTTCCTGGGACGACGTGGATCAGGAACCCATTGAAATTGTAGCTCCcaaagcagcagcaacaactgcCAGGACAACCGCAAGGACTTCGTCAACTCCATCCGGCAGTTTCACGACCCCTTTGCCGGGGTCGTACTGCGGAGTGGGCTGGCAATATCCggcggatgatgatgaggagAACAACAGGATCGTTGGCGGGACAGCGACATACCCAAACGAGTTCCCCTGGCAAGCGTTTCTACGAGTGGAAATGAGCACGGGGAGCATTAAGTACTGTGGAGGATCTTTAATATCCAATCGATGGATCCTTACGGCCGCCCACTGTCTTGTTTCGCCAGGGTAAGTTCAATAGCCTACTTTTTAACTTGATTTGAATGCAACTTaaacaattcttttgattACATTTGAAGGAAAACATTAAAATCAGTCGGAGTTTACTTGGGGGCCCATAACATTACCACGTACGAAACCAACCGGAAATCTTATTCGGCAATGCAAGTCTTTATTAATCCGGAATGGAATCAAACCACTCTGGCGGGAGATATCGCTCTGATTAAATTGTATTCTCTAGTCACCTTCTCTCGTAATCTCTTAActtgttattcttttaaaatggcACCCAACTGTAAaaggaattaatttgatttgacagGATACATCCGCCCGATCTGCCTGCCGAGTACAGTCGAACCGGATTACGTCAATCAATACGTGGTCGTTACAGGCTGGGGTAGTAGTACGACGAGAGGTAATTCCAGTCTCAGTCCTGTACTCCGCAAGGCGACAGTCCCGGTCATTTCGAACGCAGAGTGTCGATCCGTTTACAAAGGGATCATAACCAGCAAAGTCATGTGCACCAGTGGATCCAGCTATCGTGGAACGTGCAATGTAAGTAACAATGCTCATAAAATAATTGTCGATTATTAATATGACGTCAATTTGtttctgaaattgaaacaGGGCGACAGTGGCGGACCGATGAATTACCGACAGTCAAATGGCAGGTGGAAACAGATCGGGATCGTTTCGTTCGGCTCGTTGGTAAGTTGCCAGAGCGGCCGTCCGTACGGTTACACGAGACTGAGTTCTTATTCATCTTGGGTTCGTGCCATCGTGTCGGCCAATTCCGCGTCTACTACAGCAAGGACACagactactactacaccgagcccATCTTCTTCGGCAACCAGTCAAACGTCACCCGCCATTTTGTTGCTCGTTTCATTGATCGGTTTTTCCATGAATTTCTAAATCTGTTTCCCACCCAATCCTGCATTTTAACTTCTGGAGTTTTGtattaaagaattaaaaatcatttttaatcgaaaagatagaaacaataaaatattcgagTTGAATCAATGAGGCGGTGATTTTTGAGGTCGTTATCTCTGATGACATTTCGACCAAAATTTGAGAGAGATATTCAACTAATGGAAATGTACCGAATATCATCTGACTCtgtaaacaaatgaaataacaattcCACCCTCGATAAAGGAAGTTGTTTGTATAGAACCAAAGTCCAGTTCGTGTTGCACTTCTTGTGAAAGAAACGACAAACCAGAAAACAATTAAGCCCAACGCACGTGTGCCTGATCGATCTCATCAATCCAACATTCTCAAAAAACAATTATCAAGTACGTCACTGGCTATGAAATCGATCGTTACAATACCAAAAGCGTAACAGGTTCCGTATCTTCTATACGCAATTAAAAGTGGCCTGGAAAAATCGATTAATTAAATTCCCCCCAAGTTTCAAAATAGTGGAGTTCATTAGTtgcaaaacaattcttatcAGTCACGTCCCCCCATTTTACGCAATCTACGTAATGACTCAGCCACACAATAGAAAGGAATAGATAAAAGTCGTCGCTACATAAACAAGCCGCGAGGGGtcataaaaatctaaaattggTTAATTCTCCACGATAATTCCATAGACAATGGCCGTCGAAAAATTCGGGTCCCTGTTTCTAACGGCCTTCTTAATTGCAACTGCTTCCGGATCGATTGCCCCACTGAAATTAGACGCTCAGGAAGTCGTCCTCAACTTACAGCCACCATCGTTCAGCATCAAATTAAATCTCCGCAACGACAGCAGTTTACTGGATCTGCCATGGACCAATGGGAAACAGCAAGAAAAGGTTCCTGCACCCGACACTACCATTTCTCCTATTAGAACAACCCCCAGCAGAGCCCCCAGCACGACGCCTTCCTATTCGTACGGTGATTGCGGAGTGGCCAATTTGATGGATGAGGAAACTAACAGGATCGTTGGCGGAGTGCAGGCCATTCCCAACGAATTCCTTTGGCAGGCCTTTGTCAAAGTGGAAACTAACGCCGGCAACATTTACTACTGCGGAGGGAGTTTGATCGCCGATCGATGGATTCTCACTTCCGCCCGCTGCGTTTTAATCCCAGGGTGAGTTAACtacaattaacaattaaaatttaatcctTTCATTTTAATCTTCCTGTTATCATTTAAAGGCAAACACTGAGGTATTTGACGATTTACCTCGGGGCGCACGACATCACAGCGTCATACGAAGCCAATCGGAGAGTTTACAACGGGTACGAAGCCTACGTCCATCCGGAATGGAATCCCAGCACACAGGCTGGAGACATTGCCCTGATAAAACTCTACAACATCGTTACCTACACACGTAACTATGCAAATGATACCACTGGATTGTTTCATACTTTCAAACTTATAGccgaaaaaatgtgaattgaACAGAATACATCCGCCCGGTTTGTCTGGCAACTTACAACGAACCGAGTTACGTCAACAGTAAAGTTACCGTTGCTGGATGGGGTACAACAAGTGACggtaattattcaaaatgaaaaatcatcGCTTTCAATTTGGAGTTAGAACATAAATacaacattttgtttaaataaccGCATAGGAAGTTATACTCTGAGTCCGGTACTCCGCGAAGTGACAGTTCCAGTCATCTCAAATACTCAATGCAGCAATTACTACGGCAGCGCTGTCATTACAAGTAAAGTCATGTGCACCACCGGAATGCTCAGTCGAGGGCCATGCAACGCAagttccaaaaaaatttcaaaatcaaaatttcaaaaaataattgccaATATTATTACGCAGGGCGATAATGGAGGGCCGTTGATTTTCAGAGAGTCTAACGGCCGATGGAAACAGATTGGGATCGTTTCGTTCGTCTCTAGTCAAGGTTGTCAGTCAGGCTATCCGTACGGTTACACGAGACTCAGTTCCTATTCGACGTGGGTTCAAAACGTCATTTCATCCTATTCCGGTTCATCTTCTACTACAACCACGCCGAGTTCTTCTTCCGGCAGTCAAACATCCGCAATTTTATCGCTCGTCATCAGCCTACTCTTGTTAATGCAACTGTAACGACTGTACACATTCCCTATTTTGTCCTGAATTGAATAAAACGTTGCATCGATTCCAACTTGATGTGAGTCACTTCGTCGCAATCTAAAACGGATTTTAGAATCCTACGGTATTAATAAACCCAtgtgtcaactttttttttcaaatcagtgACGTCACAAATGACTGGGCGCACCGGAACAAAGAGAGTCTCCGCTGTGACGTAATCATGAAAAGGGCCTTGTATCTTTTGAGTCAGCAACACCTAATCTTTTCACATTTGTCGGCCTCACTATATACTCACTGGCGGTGGTCCAAGGCTATTATATAATCAGTGCTGTACAACAAACCAATTCAGTTCAGCGGAGTCTAAATTAGTAGCAACATTTTCTCATGGGAAAAGTTCACAACAAAACTGTCCATATTTATAATCTGAAAACATGAATAGTAAAAGATAAACCAGCTCATCCTTTCTTTAATGCATTTCCCCCCGGCGGTTAGACACGATCGTTTTGTAATGTTCACATAAAGTGACACATTTCCACGAgaagattaaaaataaacaattggcCTAATCACATGAACGCCAAATCAAAGAACAACGTTCACTTCGTTTGTTGGCAACAGATGTTAATTGCCTAGTCATAAAAATGCAAAAGTTGTTCAAGTCTGCGGACTTATCAGGTTGGAAAGCGGAAAAACCGTTGCGATTTACGATTTTGCTGTAATAACACCcgatgaaaaagtaaaaatccaAAATGTCATCCTACCTTGAAATTACGATGCAGGAGACTCGAGTCATTTCCAGCAATCGGACGTTTTCTGGCTGAACAAGACTGGAAGGAGGTGGTTGGTTTCGCAacactttttcttgaaatcatTT containing:
- the LOC124196821 gene encoding brachyurin-like, translated to MAVEKFGSLFLTAFLIATASGSIAPLKLDAQEVVLNLQPPSFSIKLNLRNDSSLLDLPWTNGKQQEKVPAPDTTISPIRTTPSRAPSTTPSYSYGDCGVANLMDEETNRIVGGVQAIPNEFLWQAFVKVETNAGNIYYCGGSLIADRWILTSARCVLIPGQTLRYLTIYLGAHDITASYEANRRVYNGYEAYVHPEWNPSTQAGDIALIKLYNIVTYTQYIRPVCLATYNEPSYVNSKVTVAGWGTTSDGSYTLSPVLREVTVPVISNTQCSNYYGSAVITSKVMCTTGMLSRGPCNGDNGGPLIFRESNGRWKQIGIVSFVSSQGCQSGYPYGYTRLSSYSTWVQNVISSYSGSSSTTTTPSSSSGSQTSAILSLVISLLLLMQL
- the LOC124196820 gene encoding brachyurin-like — protein: MSPIKFQLKSIVFWAVFTLGFCSMIPSDDDANVIDLLPQLSSPESDGQDAMPISWDDVDQEPIEIVAPKAAATTARTTARTSSTPSGSFTTPLPGSYCGVGWQYPADDDEENNRIVGGTATYPNEFPWQAFLRVEMSTGSIKYCGGSLISNRWILTAAHCLVSPGKTLKSVGVYLGAHNITTYETNRKSYSAMQVFINPEWNQTTLAGDIALIKLYSLVTFSRYIRPICLPSTVEPDYVNQYVVVTGWGSSTTRGNSSLSPVLRKATVPVISNAECRSVYKGIITSKVMCTSGSSYRGTCNGDSGGPMNYRQSNGRWKQIGIVSFGSLVSCQSGRPYGYTRLSSYSSWVRAIVSANSASTTARTQTTTTPSPSSSATSQTSPAILLLVSLIGFSMNF
- the LOC124196822 gene encoding transmembrane protease serine 9-like, which gives rise to MSAKFLVRSLSLVLLTAAGLTFASDEVDNVISRLMLSHRNNILAPLAQSGISSSGRATATPSYADCGVANEMATSKIFGGGETAPNEFPWQATLLVVKSSNETNSTNSCGGSLIADRWILTSASCLEGPPGQDLEAVYVYLGAHNISAPSEANRKEYWGNEIFIHPNWNPTTKAGDIALVKLSTVVEYTKYIHPICLPNPSEPDYVNQNVTVTGFAVVQLDDNDPSLILHKMNVTVASNSDCNATYDNVMTDQMMCATGAADSEICKVDEGNPIMVKQTDGRYKQIGIVLQFYFSDFCHFREPFAYTRLSSYSSWVNNITSPAPSQTSTTSQSSTSTNSTSTTPRTPTTTPSPSSSATIQTSLAILLLVSLISFSINF
- the LOC124196823 gene encoding brachyurin-like; amino-acid sequence: MAFKLFNISYLVVVINVLFVIGANSLGFRKSYSAFDADCGMVDSISNNRIVGGAETQPNEFPWQAFLQVEMQSGNAYACGGTLIADRWILTAARCLVVPGQKVRYIDVYLGAHDRTAESEDNRKLYSNSETFIHPAWNPATDAGDIALIKLKSAVKYSQYIRPVCLSISGIDEPDYVNEMVTVTGWGTTYDGSPRMSPVLHKMTVPVISNNDCRATYGDNITDDIMCTSGANNMGTCIGDSGGPMNYKQPDGRWKQIGIISFGSTEGCQKGHPNGYTRLSSYSSTWIKDVIETTSGTHPTTSAFLSTPLIFVSIAFVTACF